From Pyrenophora tritici-repentis strain M4 chromosome 1, whole genome shotgun sequence, the proteins below share one genomic window:
- a CDS encoding fatty acid synthase subunit beta dehydratase, which produces MDSDMSFHFSSSSPYSLCLASTPGSVRSTRLEYLSLAYEWHIPEVLQGHVFQLWEKFTADLRIKVDGIADPPASVLELLSQFLLHVMRYEQDEPQGLFQSNCLELLLAQIESDFLGDSSIQSIVSDLPGTPLQRQNVIQAYVAANQHIRQSSLRTAPRTALFDQSASQTTQTYAIFGGQGNTSDYLQELRSLFDTYTHVVEPILATAEDTLRAFLRNASSSCLKHFKHGLEITQWLQRPEGAPSKNYLLSAPVSFPLIGLLQFATYAVICWSLKKTPGEVTHIFKGMAGHSQGVVVAATLSTTTTWESLHYALVQALTVLFEIGVAAQEATPDMDIPASVIAETTNAGEGSPTPMLNVAGCDLKRLQSYMNKVNGFLNESQRVSIALINGRTNFVVAGPTLSVCALARTLRRLKASPEEFQDKKPFSSRKPEFSLQFLPISAPFHTPHLDKAVPGVLAALESVRLCPSSFRVPVYHTHTGKDLRQPGAESIIPDLVKMILCEVDDWPLSTGFKAATHAVDFGPGGPSGVCSLLLRNKEGTGLRVILAGLAESASPELGDMAELLSAKPTFGADWVERYSPRLVQTEGGIEIRNKMTRLLGLPPLMVAAMTPTTASWEFVSAIVSAGYHVEFAAGGLHTAESFTDAIKSLASSIPSGRGICINIIYASPRQVRWQLPLIRKLRSEGFPIDGITFGAGVPSTEALREYLDIGLKYLSFKPGSTSSISQVIAIARMNPDVPIVLQWTSGRGGGHHSYEDFHDPIIKMYAKIRRCDNIVLLAGSGFGGADDTYPYLSGNWALRFGLQPMPFDGVLFGSRMMVAKEAKTSQGAKEAIVATPGIDDEASWEQSYKTPVGGIVTVKSEMGEPIHKLATRGVLLWRELDGKIFSISDRTQRLAKLLQMKSYIIKRLNDDFQRVWFGVDSQGNAVDLEDMTYADILHRLIQLCYVAKESRWIDKGYKQLTADFVRRMCSRLQRSVPPKLDMEEPLQVLKEVVTFCKSADKVVAYSDARYFLLLCKRQGQKPPPFVPALDEDFETWFKKDSLWQSEDLAAVVDEDAQRTCILQGPVAAGYSTKINEPVAEILGNISQQHVSRILREVYDSDETLLPVDEQPVRCDETSSLKNLPECCRISQQGSETAIYINERASQDRLPHIDDWARALAGADHTWLSSLLMSEDIVRDKMIIPNPIRKALAPLPGIRVELFDATSASEASLIVYEKASSSEPSLEIRKEGDLIFVTMFVHESVGKSMLTFCFRFTYRSDTPLHPIHEISEGRNEMLQEFYDGLWFGSERHQVESGTLNLDLSKLVVESQPTKISPSLVQAFMDSIEQPDQSRTPRTSVPLDHCIVVAWEAMMKATFAGASGCDFLSLVHLSNKFKVLDERPLDVSNKVTSTAEIKAIRNLPAGRAVEVVATITRDGLPAVEVTSEFLFRGTYTDFRECFERRMEPKIVVTINRMADIAVLKSKAWVSLEQGLDYKSLLGQRLVFDLHTLGHLASATTYRSLQVCGHIFIEDPETKVLRAAGEVRYYSAGPTISNPVLDYLNRCGTQINGLNTLPIPQPLGGKSSLSVSTPLDNHAYARASGDFNPIHVSQTVARYANLPGPITHGMYTSAAVRQVVEKAAGCSNKVHMRSYKASFVNMVLPNSVLDIQIHHTAMKDGLRILNFQAVHSESKQVVLEGEAEVDQLLTAYVFTGQGSQKQDMGMDLYTTSEVARQVWDEADRFYSETYGFLISDIVKQNPKQLTVFFGGRRGRKLRENYMKMTVESIDGRPERFFKSITPTTTSYTFQHNAGLLFSTEFAQPALTVMERAQFLHLKSQGLVTSSALFAGHSLGEYTSLSTIGEIMPFQSLLSVVFYRGLTMRSAVKRDAQGRSKFAMVAVNPSRANTTPAVLLKLVTSIASTLPDDLLEVVNHNVETQQYVAAGTLKALACLGDVMDYVAKNRKLSPEDLAAFVTSRAAAITDQMPELKRGVATIPLEGIDVPFHSSFLLPKMPAFRRVLQQYIEPKAIDSRRLVGKYISNVTGKPFDISYKGVSSLQRLTGSTVLQKLIVEMVA; this is translated from the coding sequence ATGGACTCCGACATGTCATTTCACTTCAGTTCTTCATCCCCATATTCACTCTGTCTGGCATCTACACCAGGCTCAGTCCGTTCGACACGGCTAGAGTACCTAAGCTTGGCGTACGAATGGCACATTCCCGAGGTCCTACAAGGCCATGTCTTCCAGCTATGGGAGAAATTCACAGCAGATCTTCGGATCAAAGTAGATGGCATTGCCGACCCGCCTGCCTCTGTACTGGAGCTGTTATCCCAATTTCTACTACACGTCATGCGATACGAGCAGGATGAACCTCAAGGCTTGTTTCAATCCAACTGCCTTGAGCTTCTTCTAGCCCAGATAGAATCAGACTTCCTTGGAGACTCCAGCATCCAAAGCATCGTGTCTGATCTTCCCGGAACACCTTTGCAAAGGCAAAATGTCATACAAGCGTATGTGGCCGCCAACCAACATATAAGACAATCGAGCCTGAGGACGGCACCAAGAACTGCCCTCTTCGACCAAAGCGCAAGCCAAACAACTCAGACTTACGCCATCTTTGGCGGTCAAGGGAATACCTCAGACTATCTACAAGAGCTGCGCTCTCTTTTCGACACATATACACATGTCGTCGAACCAATACTGGCGACTGCTGAGGACACTCTCCGGGCCTTTCTCCGGAACGCATCTTCATCCTGCCTCAAGCACTTCAAGCATGGTCTAGAGATCACGCAATGGCTGCAGAGACCTGAAGGTGCCCCCTCGAAGAATTACCTACTATCAGCACCTGTCAGCTTTCCTCTCATAGGACTGTTACAGTTCGCCACATACGCCGTCATCTGCTGGTCTCTCAAAAAGACACCAGGAGAAGTGACCCACATCTTCAAAGGAATGGCAGGCCATAGTCAAGGCGTCGTCGTTGCTGCCACTCTCTCAACAACCACAACATGGGAGTCACTTCACTACGCTCTTGTTCAAGCATTGACTGTGTTGTTCGAGATCGGTGTTGCCGCTCAGGAAGCGACACCGGATATGGATATCCCGGCTTCTGTCATAGCGGAAACTACCAACGCTGGCGAAGGATCTCCGACTCCAATGCTTAACGTTGCAGGGTGCGATTTGAAGCGCCTGCAGTCCTACATGAATAAGGTGAATGGCTTTCTTAATGAGAGCCAGCGAGTCTCCATCGCACTCATCAACGGACGCACAAACTTTGTCGTAGCCGGGCCTACACTCTCAGTATGTGCTCTTGCAAGAACGCTACGCCGACTGAAGGCGTCTCCGGAAGAGTTCCAAGACAAGAAGCCGTTCTCATCAAGGAAACCGGAGTTCTCGCTCCAGTTCTTGCCTATATCAGCACCATTCCATACACCACATCTCGACAAGGCAGTTCCCGGCGTATTGGCTGCGCTAGAGAGTGTAAGACTGTGCCCAAGCAGTTTCAGGGTGCCTGTCTATCACACTCATACCGGAAAGGATCTCCGGCAGCCGGGAGCTGAGAGCATCATCCCTGATCTTGTTAAGATGATCTTATGTGAGGTTGACGATTGGCCCTTATCTACTGGGTTCAAAGCTGCCACGCATGCAGTCGACTTTGGCCCAGGTGGCCCATCTGGTGTCTGTTCTCTCTTATTACGTAACAAAGAGGGGACTGGACTGAGAGTGATTCTTGCTGGCCTTGCTGAAAGCGCTTCACCTGAGCTCGGAGATATGGCTGAGCTGCTGAGTGCCAAGCCTACCTTCGGTGCAGACTGGGTCGAGAGATACTCGCCACGGTTAGTCCAGACCGAGGGAGGTATCGAGATCCGGAACAAGATGACCCGCCTTCTCGGCCTTCCACCCCTCATGGTAGCAGCCATGACTCCGACAACAGCTTCGTGGGAGTTCGTTAGTGCTATCGTCTCCGCAGGCTATCATGTGGAGTTCGCAGCAGGTGGTCTTCACACTGCAGAAAGCTTCACTGATGCTATCAAAAGCCTCGCTAGCTCGATCCCATCCGGCAGAGGCATCTGCATCAACATCATCTATGCTAGTCCCCGCCAGGTGCGATGGCAACTTCCACTCATCCGAAAGCTTCGATCTGAAGGTTTCCCGATTGACGGTATCACTTTCGGCGCCGGTGTCCCTTCCACTGAAGCTCTGAGAGAGTACCTGGATATCGGCCTGAAGTACCTGTCCTTCAAACCCGGGTCGACTTCTTCGATTAGCCAGGTCATCGCCATTGCACGTATGAACCCAGATGTTCCGATTGTATTGCAATGGACCTCTGGTCGGGGTGGTGGCCACCATTCCTATGAAGACTTCCATGATCCAATCATCAAGATGTACGCCAAGATTAGGCGATGCGACAACATCGTACTACTTGCCGGAAGTGGCTTTGGTGGTGCCGATGATACCTACCCTTATCTTTCTGGAAACTGGGCTTTGCGATTCGGTCTTCAACCTATGCCGTTCGATGGTGTGCTATTCGGCAGCCGGATGATGGTCGCCAAGGAGGCCAAGACTAGTCAAGGAGCCAAAGAAGCGATCGTGGCGACTCCTGGAATCGACGATGAAGCGTCGTGGGAGCAGAGCTACAAAACCCCAGTCGGTGGCATTGTCACAGTCAAGAGCGAGATGGGTGAGCCCATTCACAAGTTGGCGACTCGAGGTGTTCTTCTCTGGCGAGAGCTTGATGGAAAGATCTTCAGCATATCCGACAGGACTCAGAGACTGGCAAAACTGCTGCAGATGAAATCGTATATCATCAAGCGGCTCAATGACGACTTCCAAAGGGTCTGGTTTGGAGTTGACAGCCAAGGCAACGCTGTCGACCTGGAAGACATGACCTACGCCGACATTCTTCATCGTCTCATTCAGCTCTGCTATGTCGCGAAAGAGTCTCGCTGGATTGACAAGGGCTACAAGCAGCTTACAGCGGACTTTGTTCGTCGCATGTGCAGCCGGTTGCAGCGGTCTGTGCCGCCAAAGCTCGATATGGAGGAACCTCTACAGGTTCTGAAAGAGGTAGTTACATTCTGCAAGTCGGCAGATAAGGTCGTCGCATACAGCGATGCTCGATACTTCTTGCTCCTCTGTAAACGCCAGGGCCAGAAGCCACCTCCCTTCGTCCCTGCCCTCGACGAAGACTTCGAAACATGGTTCAAGAAGGATTCGCTCTGGCAGTCAGAGGACCTTGCCGCAGTGGTTGATGAAGACGCTCAGCGCACTTGCATTCTGCAGGGCCCAGTGGCGGCAGGATATTCTACCAAGATCAACGAACCAGTAGCGGAGATACTGGGCAATATCAGTCAACAGCACGTCTCCAGAATCCTGAGAGAGGTATACGACAGTGACGAAACACTCCTACCAGTGGATGAACAACCGGTCCGCTGCGACGAAACATCATCCCTTAAAAACCTCCCAGAGTGCTGTCGCATTAGCCAACAAGGATCTGAGACAGCTATCTACATCAACGAGAGAGCGTCACAAGATCGACTACCACACATTGATGATTGGGCCAGAGCTCTTGCTGGAGCTGACCATACATGGCTATCCAGCCTACTCATGTCTGAGGACATCGTCCGCGACAAGATGATCATTCCCAATCCCATCCGGAAAGCACTTGCTCCGCTCCCTGGCATACGGGTAGAGCTATTCGATGCAACTTCGGCGTCGGAAGCCTCTCTTATCGTCTACGAGAAGGCCTCCAGTAGTGAGCCGTCTTTGGAGATCCGCAAGGAAGGCGATCTGATATTCGTCACAATGTTTGTGCACGAGTCTGTGGGAAAATCCATGCTCACCTTTTGCTTCCGCTTCACGTATCGGTCCGACACCCCACTTCATCCTATCCACGAGATCAGTGAGGGCCGTAACGAGATGTTGCAGGAATTCTACGATGGACTGTGGTTCGGCTCTGAGCGGCATCAGGTGGAGTCAGGTACCCTGAATCTCGACCTTTCGAAGCTTGTTGTAGAGAGCCAGCCAACTAAGATCTCTCCGTCCTTGGTGCAAGCTTTCATGGACAGCATTGAGCAGCCAGATCAATCTCGCACGCCGAGAACAAGTGTACCTTTGGATCATTGCATCGTCGTGGCATGGGAGGCCATGATGAAGGCCACCTTCGCCGGTGCCAGTGGATGTGACTTCTTGAGTCTTGTACATCTGTCGAACAAGTTCAAGGTTCTGGACGAGAGACCTCTCGATGTCTCCAACAAAGTTACTAGTACAGCTGAGATCAAAGCTATTCGGAATCTCCCAGCTGGACGAGCAGTCGAAGTCGTGGCTACCATCACTCGGGACGGTCTTCCAGCAGTGGAAGTCACCTCGGAGTTCCTCTTCAGGGGAACGTACACCGACTTCAGGGAATGCTTCGAGAGAAGAATGGAACCCAAGATTGTGGTGACCATCAATCGCATGGCTGATATTGCTGTTCTCAAGAGCAAAGCGTGGGTGTCACTCGAACAGGGCCTCGACTACAAGTCTCTGCTTGGTCAAAGACTTGTTTTCGACTTGCACACTCTAGGCCATCTCGCATCTGCTACAACCTACCGCAGCTTACAAGTTTGTGGACATATTTTCATCGAGGATCCTGAAACAAAAGTACTGCGTGCGGCAGGAGAAGTGAGATACTACTCTGCAGGACCAACAATCAGCAACCCGGTATTGGACTACTTGAATCGCTGTGGAACACAAATCAACGGCCTCAATACGCTTCCAATACCGCAGCCTCTTGGAGGGAAAAGCTCTCTCAGTGTATCAACACCTCTCGATAACCATGCCTACGCACGGGCCTCTGGTGACTTCAACCCAATCCACGTCTCCCAAACAGTTGCGAGATACGCCAATCTACCCGGACCCATCACTCACGGCATGTACACCAGCGCTGCTGTGCGTCAGGTTGTCGAGAAAGCCGCTGGTTGCAGCAACAAAGTACACATGCGGTCTTACAAGGCTTCGTTCGTAAACATGGTTCTTCCTAACAGCGTCTTGGATATTCAAATCCACCACACTGCCATGAAGGACGGCTTGCGTATTCTGAACTTCCAAGCTGTGCACTCAGAAAGCAAACAAGTAGTCCTAGAAGGTGAAGCCGAAGTCGACCAACTGCTTACAGCATACGTCTTCACTGGCCAGGGAAGTCAAAAGCAAGACATGGGCATGGACCTATACACCACATCTGAGGTTGCACGCCAAGTCTGGGATGAAGCCGACAGGTTCTACTCAGAGACATACGGCTTCCTGATTAGCGATATCGTCAAGCAGAACCCCAAGCAACTGACTGTCTTCTTCGGCGGAAGACGCGGCAGAAAGCTTCGGGAGAATTACATGAAGATGACGGTTGAGTCCATCGACGGGCGACCAGAACGCTTCTTCAAGTCCATCACGCCCACGACAACAAGCTATACCTTCCAACACAACGCTGGTTTACTCTTCAGCACCGAGTTCGCCCAGCCCGCTCTCACTGTCATGGAGCGCGCTCAATTCCTGCATCTGAAGAGCCAAGGGCTGGTCACTTCAAGTGCACTGTTCGCTGGTCATTCACTGGGCGAATACACGTCTCTGAGTACAATCGGCGAGATCATGCCTTTCCAGAGTCTTCTCTCGGTGGTATTCTACCGCGGTTTGACGATGCGAAGTGCCGTCAAGAGAGACGCTCAAGGCCGTTCAAAATTCGCCATGGTTGCGGTGAACCCCAGCCGCGCCAACACCACACCAGCCGTACTTCTGAAACTTGTAACGAGCATCGCATCAACTCTACCCGACGACTTGCTGGAAGTTGTGAACCACAACGTCGAAACTCAGCAGTACGTTGCTGCTGGCACATTGAAAGCATTGGCCTGTCTGGGCGACGTAATGGACTACGTTGCTAAGAACAGGAAGCTTTCTCCTGAGGATCTGGCTGCGTTTGTTACGTCTAGAGCTGCTGCTATCACAGATCAAATGCCTGAGCTCAAACGGGGAGTGGCTACTATCCCGTTGGAGGGCATTGATGTGCCTTTCCATAGTAGTTTCTTGTTGCCCAAGATGCCTGCTTTCCGACGCGTGCTTCAACAGTATATCGAGCCTAAGGCTATTGATTCAAGGAGATTAGTTGGGAAGTATATCAGTAACGTCACTGGGAAACCGTTTGATATTTCGTACAAGGGGGTTAGTTCATTGCAGAGGTTGACTGGAAGCACTGTTTTGCAAAAATTGATAGTGGAGATGGTGGCATGA